One genomic segment of Chloroflexota bacterium includes these proteins:
- a CDS encoding GAF domain-containing sensor histidine kinase, translating to MTDLVDAAEARIDKLAQAREELSSAIFGALRATLFESRAFIRPKDLRRLSSEETDAFFGFLADGESSSVADRGKRLCHRGVGDLAVLRIGQVLRRFVSDNTSEQDVIDLLEAAEGYHRALLQGYLGAQRDIILEEQERIRFALQQTLHRYTIQVQTASEVAQATISTLDLGELLTTAVDLIGERFSLDYVGVYLVDEAQQYAILRAAIGLAGRRRMATGHRLRVVGPSTVGRCIKSRQHLLVNDISGAVLHVETSWVEGVRSEIALPLITRDSVIGALTVQSNRASAFSSLDVPGFQIMGDQVANAIANARLYAAARRRADELSLAYERLKDLEELKDQFVQNVSHELKTPLTLVTGYADAMKAAQLGPITPEQMEALEVISRSSSALGDLFDDILTILQVSASRPSIIPISLAEVAGSRVVEFEAEAREKDITIEADLRPSGQLSFVVVRPNHIRRIVDNLLSNAVKFTPSGGQVLVRVWEGEDQVFLDVSDSGIGIPLEAQDRVFDRFFQVDGSVRRRFGGTGLGLALVRELVEYSGGTVAVSSPGVNQGTTFTVAFPAAQI from the coding sequence TTGACTGACCTGGTCGACGCTGCCGAAGCCAGGATTGATAAGTTGGCTCAGGCTCGCGAGGAATTGAGCTCAGCGATCTTTGGGGCGCTGCGGGCGACATTGTTTGAAAGCCGCGCCTTCATTCGGCCAAAGGATCTACGGCGTTTGTCTTCTGAGGAGACAGACGCTTTTTTTGGCTTTTTGGCCGATGGGGAATCAAGCAGTGTGGCCGATCGAGGAAAGAGATTGTGTCATCGCGGGGTGGGCGATCTGGCCGTCCTGAGAATCGGCCAGGTACTTCGGCGATTCGTAAGCGATAATACCAGCGAGCAGGATGTAATCGACCTCCTGGAGGCGGCCGAAGGTTATCATCGCGCGTTATTGCAGGGCTACCTCGGTGCCCAGCGCGATATCATCCTCGAAGAACAGGAACGTATCAGGTTTGCTTTGCAGCAGACTTTGCACCGTTATACGATCCAGGTTCAGACGGCTTCCGAGGTGGCCCAGGCTACGATCTCGACTCTCGATTTGGGCGAATTGCTTACGACTGCAGTTGATTTGATCGGAGAACGCTTCTCCTTGGATTACGTCGGCGTTTACCTGGTCGATGAGGCCCAACAGTACGCCATTCTGCGAGCCGCGATCGGCCTGGCTGGACGGCGGCGGATGGCTACCGGACATCGACTGCGAGTGGTTGGTCCCTCAACCGTGGGAAGATGTATTAAATCCCGACAGCACCTTCTCGTGAATGATATTTCGGGGGCAGTGCTCCACGTGGAGACTTCCTGGGTCGAGGGTGTCCGCTCGGAGATCGCCCTGCCCTTGATCACCCGCGATTCGGTGATCGGCGCCCTGACGGTGCAGAGCAATCGAGCCAGTGCCTTCTCCTCCCTCGATGTCCCCGGATTCCAGATCATGGGGGACCAGGTGGCCAACGCCATTGCCAACGCCCGCCTCTATGCCGCTGCTCGCCGTCGCGCCGACGAACTTTCTCTCGCCTACGAGCGCCTCAAGGATCTGGAGGAACTCAAGGACCAGTTTGTCCAGAACGTCTCCCATGAATTGAAGACACCCTTGACCCTCGTCACCGGCTATGCCGATGCTATGAAAGCGGCTCAGTTGGGTCCCATCACACCGGAACAGATGGAGGCCCTGGAGGTCATCTCTCGCTCCTCCAGCGCCTTGGGTGACCTGTTCGACGATATCCTGACCATTTTGCAGGTAAGCGCTTCCCGGCCCAGCATTATTCCCATTTCGCTGGCGGAGGTTGCGGGGTCGCGGGTGGTGGAATTCGAGGCAGAGGCCAGGGAAAAGGACATTACGATCGAAGCCGATCTACGACCTTCCGGACAGCTCAGTTTCGTCGTGGTCCGCCCCAACCACATTCGCCGCATTGTCGACAACCTGTTGAGCAACGCAGTGAAGTTCACCCCCAGTGGTGGTCAGGTTTTGGTTCGCGTCTGGGAAGGTGAGGATCAGGTGTTCCTGGATGTTTCCGATTCCGGCATCGGTATTCCCCTGGAAGCCCAGGATCGGGTATTTGATCGTTTCTTCCAGGTCGATGGCTCCGTTCGCAGACGTTTCGGTGGCACCGGGCTGGGGCTGGCCCTGGTTCGTGAACTGGTTGAGTATTCCGGTGGCACCGTGGCGGTTTCCAGCCCAGGTGTGAACCAGGGCACTACCTTCACGGTGGCCTTCCCCGCTGCTCAGATTTGA
- a CDS encoding UDP-glucuronic acid decarboxylase family protein codes for MRILVTGGAGFIGSHLCERLVADGHDVIAMDNLITGSTDNIARLAGTRQFTFIFHDVTNYIYLEGPVDAVLHFASPASPVDYLNFPIQTLKVGALGTHKALGLAKAKEARFLLASTSEIYGDPLVHPQPEDYWGNVNPIGPRGVYDEAKRFAEAMTMAYHRSHGLDTRIVRIFNTYGPRMRIEDGRVVPNFLGQALRGKPLTVYGDGSQTRSFCYVADLVEGLLRLLLSDEVGPVNLGNPHEMTILRFAHLINEITGNEAGVVFKPLPEDDPKIRQPDISKAQRLLKWTPEVSLEQGLTATAADFQKRMGID; via the coding sequence ATGCGTATTCTCGTCACCGGCGGTGCCGGCTTTATCGGTTCTCACCTCTGCGAACGTCTGGTTGCAGACGGTCATGATGTCATTGCCATGGATAATCTGATCACGGGCAGCACTGATAATATCGCCCGCCTGGCAGGCACTCGACAATTTACCTTCATCTTTCACGATGTCACCAATTACATCTACCTGGAAGGCCCCGTGGACGCGGTCCTGCATTTCGCGTCGCCGGCCAGTCCGGTAGATTACCTCAATTTCCCGATACAGACACTGAAGGTTGGTGCCCTGGGTACCCACAAGGCGCTGGGGCTGGCAAAAGCCAAGGAGGCTCGCTTTCTGCTGGCCTCGACCTCCGAGATATACGGCGATCCCCTCGTACATCCCCAGCCGGAGGACTACTGGGGCAATGTGAACCCCATAGGACCGCGAGGTGTCTACGACGAAGCCAAACGTTTTGCCGAAGCCATGACGATGGCTTATCACCGCAGCCACGGTCTGGATACCCGCATCGTTCGCATCTTCAATACCTACGGACCCCGCATGCGGATCGAGGATGGCCGCGTCGTGCCGAATTTCCTGGGGCAGGCATTGCGTGGAAAACCATTGACGGTGTATGGCGATGGTTCTCAGACCCGCAGCTTCTGCTATGTTGCCGACCTGGTCGAAGGACTCCTGCGTTTACTTCTCTCCGACGAAGTTGGTCCGGTTAATCTGGGCAATCCTCATGAGATGACCATCCTTCGTTTTGCCCACCTGATCAACGAAATAACGGGCAATGAAGCCGGCGTGGTCTTCAAGCCCTTGCCCGAGGATGACCCCAAGATACGCCAGCCCGATATCAGCAAGGCGCAACGCCTGCTAAAGTGGACCCCCGAGGTCTCGCTCGAACAGGGCCTCACAGCAACCGCGGCCGACTTCCAGAAGCGCATGGGGATCGACTGA
- a CDS encoding SAM-dependent methyltransferase, with protein sequence MTRNRDSIVDASRPSAGRIYDYYLGGHHNFEVDRQTAEQVLQLLPFLRKMVRLQRWSLQDVAEELTINRGYDVIIDFASGIPTQDHLHAVVPSGTTVIYSDYDPVVVEYAREILGETPDVYFFEADARRPEEFLNRPELLDILGDRRRVAVVYWGIAGFLTDEEIIHAVRVLYDWTADGSCLAFNAQVADANPSDPSGARVLKIYEEMGTPIHVRSRDQYEELLRPWRVDQGGFVSLLDWHGFDESDLGEESRDAFGPTGAGYGVYLEK encoded by the coding sequence ATGACAAGAAACCGAGATAGCATCGTCGATGCCAGCAGGCCCAGCGCCGGTCGGATATATGACTACTACCTGGGCGGTCACCATAACTTCGAAGTTGACCGTCAGACGGCCGAGCAAGTTCTGCAATTGCTGCCTTTCTTGAGAAAAATGGTGCGCCTTCAGCGGTGGAGCCTGCAGGATGTTGCCGAAGAACTGACAATCAATCGTGGTTACGACGTCATCATTGACTTTGCTTCAGGAATCCCCACCCAGGACCATCTCCATGCTGTTGTGCCTTCAGGCACGACGGTGATCTATTCCGATTACGATCCGGTCGTAGTCGAGTATGCGCGTGAGATTCTGGGTGAAACCCCGGATGTGTATTTCTTCGAGGCGGATGCCCGCAGACCGGAGGAATTTCTCAATCGCCCAGAGTTGCTCGATATTCTGGGTGATAGGCGACGGGTGGCTGTTGTCTATTGGGGAATTGCAGGGTTCTTGACCGACGAGGAGATCATTCACGCAGTTCGAGTCCTGTATGATTGGACCGCGGATGGCAGTTGTTTGGCGTTTAATGCGCAGGTTGCCGATGCAAATCCTTCCGATCCATCAGGCGCCAGGGTGTTGAAGATATACGAGGAGATGGGTACTCCTATCCATGTTCGTTCTCGCGATCAGTACGAGGAGTTGCTTCGGCCCTGGCGGGTTGACCAGGGCGGTTTTGTCTCTCTGCTCGACTGGCACGGCTTCGACGAATCTGATTTGGGTGAGGAGAGTAGAGATGCCTTCGGGCCTACCGGTGCAGGCTACGGCGTATATCTTGAGAAGTGA
- a CDS encoding LysM peptidoglycan-binding domain-containing M23 family metallopeptidase — MHTRRHSDDNPGTMPRPRATAWYTQKRRSIDPVYRAKLAQRLATALLLLFALGLFLVSPSPANAQDETVSRYEVQSGDTLSAIAQEFGSTVHAIAAANLLADPDEIFAGQWLVIPPANAPLLRVEVQPGDTLGRIARRFRTSPEMLQEINGMPSQARLWIGQDLLVPADPGGPSPALPDSPIQRIVVWPEKATQGSAVLIQVETSDPISLTMTLGDQIVPLRRTQDGAHWGLVAIHALHEPGYARLDLSWQGEDDLEQTGGMQWPIEVVEGGYPTYDIVLPPSKGGLLQPDLVRAEAEKLAAIWSLPETEPVWQRKFLRPIGDQYVTSAPYGQRRSYNGGPVSGFHSGQDFAAPEGAAVTAAGPGTVVLAEPLTVRGNAVIIDHGGGVYTGYWHLFDIAVVAGQIVQPGDLLGHVGTTGLSTGNHLHWELRLHGFAINPLQWTTTSFR, encoded by the coding sequence ATGCACACCCGACGGCACAGCGATGACAATCCGGGCACTATGCCGCGCCCGCGGGCGACCGCGTGGTACACGCAAAAGCGGCGGTCCATCGATCCCGTTTACCGGGCGAAGCTGGCACAGCGTCTGGCGACCGCGCTCCTTCTCCTGTTCGCGCTGGGCCTCTTCCTTGTTTCCCCATCACCAGCTAACGCCCAGGATGAGACTGTATCGCGCTACGAAGTGCAATCCGGAGACACGCTCTCAGCCATCGCCCAGGAATTTGGCAGCACGGTGCATGCGATCGCTGCCGCCAATCTGTTGGCCGACCCAGATGAGATCTTTGCCGGGCAGTGGCTGGTAATCCCGCCAGCCAACGCGCCCCTGCTGAGGGTGGAGGTCCAACCAGGCGATACCCTCGGCCGTATCGCGCGGCGTTTTCGCACTTCCCCCGAAATGCTACAGGAGATCAACGGAATGCCATCGCAGGCACGTCTTTGGATCGGCCAGGACCTCCTGGTTCCTGCAGACCCTGGTGGCCCATCACCTGCACTGCCCGATAGCCCGATCCAGCGAATCGTCGTTTGGCCGGAAAAAGCTACCCAGGGAAGTGCGGTGCTGATCCAGGTCGAGACGAGCGATCCGATCAGCCTGACAATGACTCTGGGCGATCAAATTGTTCCGTTGCGACGGACGCAGGATGGCGCACATTGGGGGCTGGTGGCTATCCACGCCTTACACGAACCGGGCTACGCGCGCCTCGATCTCTCCTGGCAGGGCGAGGATGACCTTGAGCAAACAGGTGGCATGCAGTGGCCGATCGAGGTTGTCGAAGGCGGGTATCCCACCTATGATATCGTTCTGCCGCCGTCCAAAGGTGGTCTCTTACAGCCCGACCTGGTTCGGGCCGAAGCAGAGAAACTGGCGGCTATCTGGAGTCTGCCCGAAACCGAGCCGGTTTGGCAGCGAAAATTCTTGCGTCCCATTGGCGATCAGTATGTCACCAGCGCGCCATACGGGCAGAGGCGATCCTACAATGGTGGCCCTGTCAGCGGCTTCCATTCGGGTCAGGATTTCGCCGCGCCAGAGGGCGCGGCAGTGACCGCTGCCGGCCCAGGAACGGTCGTTCTTGCCGAACCATTGACCGTTCGTGGCAACGCGGTGATAATCGACCATGGTGGCGGCGTCTACACCGGTTACTGGCACCTGTTCGACATCGCGGTTGTGGCGGGACAGATCGTGCAACCTGGTGACCTGCTCGGCCATGTAGGAACAACCGGACTGAGCACCGGCAATCACCTGCACTGGGAACTGCGGTTGCACGGATTTGCCATCAACCCTCTCCAGTGGACCACGACTTCCTTCCGCTAG
- a CDS encoding 50S ribosomal protein L25, with protein sequence MDEFTIEIQKRTEVGSKARLLRVQGVVPGVLYGGEADPENVQVDGKTFDRMLARGGAAHVVELVGDGIPQTQVLIREVQRHPVRRNVLHVDFVRIARDVRIRMAVPVVLFGEAPATAEGAILLQGMDAVEIECLPADLPSQFEIDVSGLEHISDRVTLDDLILPEGVVLYGEVGDKTIVSLTIPRSVLHDEDEEAEILDEEMLDGEVEAEEAEAESEQD encoded by the coding sequence ATGGATGAGTTCACCATTGAAATTCAGAAACGCACCGAAGTGGGCAGCAAAGCGCGGCTTTTACGCGTTCAGGGTGTGGTCCCCGGTGTCCTTTATGGCGGCGAGGCAGACCCGGAAAATGTTCAGGTCGATGGCAAGACATTCGATAGAATGCTTGCCAGGGGTGGCGCTGCCCATGTTGTCGAACTGGTTGGCGATGGAATTCCCCAGACACAGGTCTTAATTCGCGAGGTGCAACGTCATCCCGTCCGGCGAAACGTCCTGCATGTGGATTTCGTGCGGATCGCCAGGGACGTCAGGATTCGAATGGCCGTTCCCGTGGTGTTGTTCGGTGAGGCGCCCGCCACTGCAGAGGGTGCAATCTTACTTCAGGGTATGGATGCCGTTGAGATTGAGTGTCTACCGGCTGATTTGCCTTCGCAGTTCGAAATCGATGTCTCCGGTCTGGAGCATATCAGCGACCGTGTTACGTTGGATGATTTAATACTCCCGGAGGGTGTGGTGTTGTACGGTGAGGTTGGCGACAAAACGATCGTCAGTCTTACCATACCTCGTTCTGTGCTTCATGACGAAGACGAGGAAGCGGAAATCCTTGACGAGGAGATGCTTGATGGTGAGGTTGAAGCTGAAGAGGCTGAGGCTGAATCCGAGCAAGACTGA
- a CDS encoding ATP-dependent 6-phosphofructokinase encodes MRFIRTRQPIRRIGILTAGGDCPGLNAVIRAVVKTAILTYGWQVIGIRDGFEGLITDENATVPLTFESVYGILAQGGTILGAASRANPFLYSKRLRGNRVELDVTPRVLERIRELQLDAVVVIGGDGTMRIARELHDMGAPMVGVPKTIDNDVDGTDVSFGFDTAVGIATEAIDRLRTTAESHHRAMIVEVMGRHAGWIALHSGVAGGADVVLVPEHPFELDTVYNRLQRCFAQVQRSAIVVVAEGASVAGGDKVFRDPLPGEDKPKLGGIGDHLAWLLRKRRDQLPPESSQHDYDIRVTVLGHVQRGGTPSSTDRVLATRFGAAAVRLIEQGRLGRMVALRGEFLTDLPLSRVARVPRSIPMDCDLIQTARQLGISLG; translated from the coding sequence ATGCGGTTCATCAGAACAAGACAACCCATCCGACGAATCGGTATTCTCACTGCCGGCGGTGATTGCCCGGGCCTGAACGCCGTCATCAGGGCAGTGGTCAAAACCGCTATCTTGACCTACGGCTGGCAGGTCATCGGAATTCGGGATGGTTTCGAGGGACTGATCACCGATGAGAATGCCACCGTGCCACTCACCTTCGAATCGGTCTACGGTATTCTGGCACAGGGAGGCACCATCCTGGGCGCGGCCAGCCGTGCAAACCCCTTCCTCTATTCGAAGCGCCTCAGAGGGAATAGGGTTGAGCTTGATGTGACCCCTCGCGTGCTCGAGCGAATTCGAGAGCTACAGTTGGATGCCGTCGTCGTGATTGGAGGGGATGGCACAATGCGCATTGCTCGGGAGCTCCACGACATGGGTGCTCCCATGGTTGGGGTTCCAAAGACCATTGACAACGATGTAGATGGCACCGATGTCAGCTTCGGCTTTGATACGGCCGTCGGTATCGCCACTGAAGCCATTGATAGGTTGCGAACCACAGCAGAAAGCCATCATCGGGCAATGATCGTGGAGGTGATGGGCCGTCACGCAGGCTGGATTGCTCTGCACTCAGGTGTGGCGGGCGGAGCAGACGTGGTTCTGGTCCCGGAGCACCCCTTCGAATTGGACACCGTCTACAATCGACTCCAGCGCTGTTTTGCCCAGGTCCAGCGTTCGGCCATCGTGGTCGTTGCCGAAGGGGCAAGTGTCGCCGGTGGCGATAAGGTCTTCCGCGACCCGCTGCCCGGCGAGGATAAACCCAAACTTGGCGGTATCGGCGATCATCTGGCCTGGTTGCTGAGAAAACGGCGAGATCAGTTGCCGCCGGAAAGCAGCCAGCATGATTACGATATCCGGGTAACCGTGCTGGGCCATGTCCAGCGCGGTGGCACACCAAGCAGTACCGACCGCGTGTTGGCCACTCGTTTTGGTGCCGCTGCCGTACGCTTGATTGAGCAGGGACGACTCGGCCGGATGGTCGCTTTGCGCGGCGAATTCCTTACCGACCTGCCTCTGTCACGCGTCGCCAGGGTGCCTCGTTCCATCCCAATGGATTGCGATTTAATTCAAACCGCAAGACAGCTGGGTATCTCCCTGGGCTGA
- the hpt gene encoding hypoxanthine phosphoribosyltransferase, whose protein sequence is MYNDVAEILISDEEIQARVAVLGARITRDFAGEEIVIVAVLKGAMLFLADLIRRIDLPLAVDFMAIASYGAGTESSGVVRILKDLDDAIEGRHILIVEDIVDSGRTLDYLLRLLRQRNPATIHVCSLLDKVSRREIEVPIDYVGFEVPDEFVVGYGLDFAELYRQLPFIGVLKPEIYE, encoded by the coding sequence TTGTATAACGATGTGGCAGAAATCCTCATTTCGGACGAGGAAATCCAGGCACGCGTGGCAGTTCTGGGAGCCCGGATTACCCGGGATTTCGCCGGCGAGGAGATCGTGATTGTCGCCGTCCTCAAGGGCGCCATGCTCTTTCTGGCCGATCTGATCAGGCGGATAGACCTGCCCCTGGCGGTAGATTTCATGGCCATTGCCAGTTACGGCGCTGGCACGGAAAGCAGTGGCGTGGTCCGCATCCTCAAAGATCTGGATGACGCGATCGAGGGCCGTCACATTCTGATCGTGGAAGACATCGTAGATTCTGGTCGAACCCTTGATTACCTGCTGCGCTTACTGCGCCAACGAAATCCGGCGACCATTCACGTCTGCAGCTTGCTCGACAAGGTGTCCCGGCGCGAGATCGAGGTACCGATCGACTATGTGGGATTCGAGGTACCCGACGAGTTCGTCGTGGGCTATGGCCTTGACTTCGCCGAGCTTTACCGGCAGTTGCCCTTTATTGGTGTGTTGAAACCGGAGATCTACGAGTAA
- a CDS encoding O-antigen ligase family protein, whose translation MGKGLLVFVGVLLLATALLLWAGVLPATPSVDPPTQAVIPRHSPIMGTNVALQQYGDNAQRYDVLQAIAGAGFGWVRQRFPWDLIEPEPQEFDWSQWDEIVRAIDESGLSLVAVLDGSPAWARPQQDSANPLAPPGTSADFGNFAAAFAQRYGEQIRFYQVWDEPNIAPHWGAGPVDATEYAGLLREAAIQIREADPEAIVMAAALAPNVEPGGINQSDISYLDDLYSSGAAPYFDAVSAQPYGFDLPPSDPAHQEVLNFNRAMLLRDVMQDHEDAGTALWLSSFGWHAPSPTMTGSESPWKSVDEATQAEWAAAAAERARGFWPWLGGMAWAWWQPPQPAGDPHWGFALVTEDGLKRPALNALDKWNHDVKPLSPGVWPPSHPAVSQQGGWRITDLAADPPHGATIANNRLLVQFEGTGAALTIQRGPYWGYLDVTVDGAPANALPVDDNGRSNLLLHDPLAGRAVVSVARNLAGGPHRMEISAHGGWQQWPLEQIVIESKPATSWPAWLPWLLAGIGLICLMASSATVRSWVTSTGSQSPAGIQQRFERLDNLPVPLVYGAAALLALLSVILPGFLGIIGLGLLFLWLVPFPAAGIALIALSIPLFLVPVHILGRGFSPTELIIWMTAVALVVRTILVYLATGRDKNNETNKPLLKLSILDWAVVALLLISILSLPFAVHFGVAAREFRTVILAGVLVYGLVRLSPPVGKGAFDPWPVTWAVGLGALIVAVWGLSQAVTGLDLIVAEGVRRIRGPFGSPNNLALYLAHVAPVLIAVSALGRSRNRRILALLLLLPVLAALLLTYSKGALILGLPAAILFLGFAAGGRWRWIALATVAAGFLLLIPLYSTERFAGLFDLNDGTSYQRVQLWRGAWNMIKDNPWLGVGLDNFLYTYRTIYALPTAWQELNLSHPHNILLDFWTRLGLIGVIVGVWLFAAGFWQGRQRLKSLSGDQWALMLGLLASLVATLLHGLIDNSVFLTDLMILFMLSLGLIGRSWNDI comes from the coding sequence ATGGGCAAAGGACTACTCGTTTTTGTGGGTGTACTCCTGCTGGCGACCGCCCTGCTGCTTTGGGCCGGCGTTCTGCCCGCTACCCCGTCGGTTGACCCCCCAACTCAAGCCGTTATCCCGCGACACAGCCCCATCATGGGCACAAATGTCGCGCTACAACAATATGGCGACAATGCCCAACGATACGATGTCTTGCAGGCAATCGCAGGCGCTGGTTTCGGGTGGGTTCGCCAGCGCTTCCCCTGGGATCTCATAGAACCTGAGCCGCAGGAATTCGACTGGTCGCAATGGGACGAAATCGTCCGAGCGATTGATGAGAGTGGTCTTAGCCTGGTGGCCGTCCTAGATGGTTCACCCGCCTGGGCACGGCCACAACAGGACAGTGCCAACCCCCTGGCACCCCCCGGGACCAGCGCCGATTTTGGCAACTTCGCGGCGGCATTCGCTCAACGTTACGGCGAGCAAATCAGATTCTATCAAGTGTGGGATGAGCCCAATATCGCCCCTCACTGGGGCGCCGGACCGGTCGATGCCACCGAGTATGCCGGGCTGTTGCGGGAAGCGGCCATCCAGATCCGGGAGGCAGATCCAGAAGCCATTGTGATGGCCGCTGCCCTGGCTCCCAATGTGGAGCCGGGTGGCATCAACCAGAGCGATATCAGCTATCTGGACGATCTTTACAGTTCGGGGGCAGCCCCCTACTTCGATGCGGTGTCGGCACAGCCCTACGGATTTGATCTGCCTCCGTCGGACCCGGCACACCAGGAGGTACTGAATTTCAACCGGGCGATGCTGCTGCGTGACGTCATGCAGGACCACGAAGATGCCGGCACAGCCCTTTGGTTGTCCTCGTTCGGCTGGCATGCGCCATCACCAACTATGACCGGCAGCGAGAGTCCCTGGAAATCGGTAGACGAGGCCACCCAGGCCGAGTGGGCTGCAGCGGCTGCGGAACGGGCGAGAGGTTTCTGGCCCTGGCTGGGTGGCATGGCCTGGGCCTGGTGGCAACCCCCTCAGCCAGCCGGCGATCCTCACTGGGGCTTCGCACTAGTAACAGAAGACGGCCTGAAGCGCCCGGCATTGAATGCCCTCGACAAGTGGAACCATGACGTCAAACCCCTTTCTCCCGGGGTCTGGCCCCCTTCTCATCCGGCTGTTTCGCAACAAGGTGGTTGGCGGATCACAGATCTGGCGGCAGACCCACCCCATGGCGCAACCATCGCTAACAACCGGTTGCTGGTGCAGTTCGAAGGTACCGGTGCAGCCCTGACGATTCAGCGAGGTCCCTACTGGGGCTATTTGGATGTCACTGTCGACGGTGCGCCCGCCAACGCCCTGCCTGTCGATGACAATGGGCGCTCCAATCTGCTGCTCCACGATCCGCTGGCAGGAAGGGCAGTGGTTTCGGTCGCCCGCAACCTGGCTGGCGGTCCCCACCGGATGGAAATCAGCGCCCATGGCGGCTGGCAGCAGTGGCCACTGGAACAGATTGTGATCGAAAGCAAGCCTGCCACAAGTTGGCCCGCCTGGCTACCCTGGTTGTTGGCAGGCATAGGTCTGATCTGTTTGATGGCCAGCAGCGCCACCGTGAGATCGTGGGTCACTTCTACGGGATCCCAGTCGCCCGCAGGAATACAGCAACGCTTCGAGCGGCTTGACAATCTGCCGGTCCCCCTGGTCTATGGGGCGGCGGCTCTTCTGGCACTGCTTTCAGTGATCCTGCCCGGTTTCCTCGGGATCATCGGGTTAGGATTGCTCTTCCTCTGGCTGGTGCCCTTTCCAGCCGCCGGTATTGCCCTCATAGCCCTGTCGATTCCCCTTTTCCTGGTGCCTGTCCACATCCTGGGCCGGGGGTTCAGCCCCACGGAACTGATCATCTGGATGACCGCTGTCGCTCTGGTTGTCAGAACCATCCTTGTCTACCTGGCAACGGGGAGGGACAAGAACAATGAAACAAATAAGCCCTTGTTAAAGCTTTCCATACTGGACTGGGCCGTGGTCGCGTTGTTACTGATTTCGATTCTCTCTTTGCCCTTCGCAGTCCATTTTGGTGTGGCCGCCCGCGAATTTCGTACTGTGATCCTGGCGGGTGTGCTGGTTTACGGACTGGTCAGGCTGTCGCCTCCGGTGGGAAAAGGTGCCTTTGACCCCTGGCCCGTCACCTGGGCTGTTGGCCTGGGAGCCCTCATCGTGGCAGTCTGGGGCCTCAGCCAGGCCGTGACAGGATTGGACCTGATCGTAGCCGAAGGGGTGAGGCGCATTCGAGGGCCCTTCGGATCACCCAACAACCTGGCTCTTTACCTGGCCCATGTTGCCCCTGTGCTGATCGCAGTCAGCGCGCTGGGCAGAAGCCGCAACCGGCGCATCCTGGCTCTGCTGCTGCTGTTGCCTGTGCTTGCAGCGTTGCTCCTGACCTACAGCAAGGGCGCCCTGATTCTGGGCCTGCCAGCTGCAATCCTCTTCCTGGGATTTGCTGCCGGGGGACGCTGGCGCTGGATCGCATTGGCCACGGTTGCGGCTGGATTCTTGTTGCTCATACCCCTCTATAGCACAGAACGTTTCGCCGGGCTGTTTGATCTGAATGATGGCACGAGTTACCAGCGGGTCCAACTCTGGCGGGGCGCCTGGAACATGATCAAGGACAATCCCTGGCTTGGCGTCGGTCTGGATAACTTCCTCTACACCTACCGGACTATCTATGCCCTGCCGACCGCATGGCAGGAACTGAATCTGAGCCACCCCCACAACATCCTTCTGGATTTCTGGACGCGGCTTGGTTTGATCGGTGTCATCGTCGGCGTCTGGCTCTTTGCTGCGGGATTCTGGCAGGGCCGGCAACGCTTGAAATCGTTGAGCGGTGATCAGTGGGCCCTGATGCTTGGTCTATTGGCATCGTTGGTTGCCACCCTGCTCCACGGGCTGATCGACAATTCCGTGTTCCTGACCGACCTGATGATCCTGTTTATGCTCAGCCTGGGTCTGATCGGTCGCTCGTGGAACGATATTTGA